A segment of the Stigmatopora nigra isolate UIUO_SnigA chromosome 15, RoL_Snig_1.1, whole genome shotgun sequence genome:
ATATTacagctataaaaaaaacaaaaaaacctcacCCTATCTActgtttgcttttctttttttcctcattccaACCACACACTCTTTTTAATGTGTGCACATCATTGTCTTATCTGCTGCCATGACACGTTGCCAGGACCACTGTgcaaatttgtgtgtgtgtgtgtgtgtttaggacGAGGCCGTAGAACGATGCTCTGTCCCCGAAGTACCCAAAGAACATTGTGGCCAAAGAATCATGGTGAAGTGTCTTTCTCTTAAGTAAGTGACATTTGCTGTCCGGGTGAttcaatttcatcatttttaatcaagAGTTTAATAACGGTGGGATTTGTCGTTTTCAGATTTGAGATTGAAATTGAACCCATATTTGGATCGCTTGCGCTCTATGATgtcaaggagaagaagaaggtaTAATTAGATTTCATCAGTAGAATTGCATTGATTTGGTACAAAAACAAGTGAGCTCATGCTGGTTTTATTCAATTTAGCCCCGCCTTAAATTGGCTTAAGTGACTTTGTGGTTTTTATCTGCATGTCATAATTCAATTACGTATCCCAATGTGAATTTTCAATTTCCAGATTTCCGAGAACTTCTACTTCGACCTGAATTCCGACCAGATGAAAAGCTTACTGAAGCCTCACACGCCTCACACGGCCATTTCCACATTGGCTCGTTCGGCCATTTTCTCCATCACGTACCCATCAGCTGATATCTTCTTGGTCATTAAGGTATAAGAatccaaaaaaatgctcatCTTTAATTGGGAACTTCAAGTCCCAAGAATACCAATactccgtgaccggacgtttggtcgaacagacgtttggtcgaacagacgtttggtcgaacagacgtttggtcgaacagacgtttggtcgaacggacgtttggcccccggacgtttggttgaacggacgtttggtcgaacggtcgtttggtcgaatggacgtttggtcgaacggacgtttggcccccgggcgtttggttgaacggacgtttggtcgaacggtcgtttggtcgaacggacgtttggtcgaatggacgtttggtcgaatggacgtttggtcgaatggacgtttggtcgaatggacgtttggtcgaatggacgtttggtcgaatggacgtttggtcgaatggacgtttggtcgaatggacgtttggtcgaatggacgttcggtcgaacggacgtttggtccccagattCGCTCGTtctcaaaattacaattatgagagagagagagttcactgttgaaggcgatcaaccaggtaaccaaacgtctgttcgaccaaacgtccggttaaCCAATACTCTTCCCCTCACAGCTCGAGAAAGTTCTTCAACAAGGCGACATCGGCGAGTGCTGTGAACCCTACATGGTGATGAAAGAATCTGACTCATCTAAGGTAAGCATCACAGTGGTCACGACCTGCGACCAAGCTGCATGCACGTGGGATGCTTTCACTGTCCAATTGCTCAATTCTGTCTGTCTGGGATGCAATATTTACCAATGCAACGACCTTGGCAAATACCGTGTGCTTTTTATTGGatgcttttcaatttttttgttacgTAACGTTTTCTCCCGTCTGGCTTACAGCACAAGGAGAAGCTTGAGAAATTGCGTCTTCAGGCCGAGCAGTCTTGCAGTCGTCTGGGCTGCTTCCGAATGCCTTTCGCCTGGACCGCCATTCACCTTTTTAACATCGTCAGTAGTGTCGGAGGCCTAGACCGCTTGGATCCGGACTCCGATTCAGGTACTGCCTGCCTCATATTAGCGCAGGGgtgtcggaccattttagatataatatttagatttcttttgtatataaatggaataaattaactggattaaaggccctgaatgttcagttttttatatatctaaaacaaagtttattctagatttttttaatatatttttagtctttacaaaatgttttgaactaaaaacacaaaaaatggattaaaaattacaattattcatttaaaagggaaatttaatatacatctatactcttttaatttgatcctaaaacagaacgtcaacactcatgatttactttctcgggccgcacaaaatgatgcagtgggccagatttggcccccgagccaccactttgacacaagtaCATTAGTGTAATGGACTCCAATGGCAAAtatgctttaattttttttcctctttaccaGAACGCAAAGGCCACGGGACCTGGAATGAGCGAAAGAAGAAAGGATACGAACGAATGAGTATGGGCGACGACATGTGCAACTTTGCCACGTTCCGTCCTGCTACTCTGACTGTCACTAACTTCTTCAAACAGGTTCATTATTTATATGTTTTGAGAGTTAGCGTGATGTACACACTTCTCTCCTTTAACAGTTTTCTATTCTTGGCttgtatgtttttatataaatatttacagttttcaCTTGCTACTGGACAAGTGAAAATACTGCAGTAGTTTTTATACCTTCTCATACCTTCTGATGACTtggatatacatttttaaaagtatatattttcacCATACCTGATGATACATTAGAAAGCCCAATGGTGATAAATATGATGGTCCATATATGAAAAACTGCCATTGcatttaaaattgcattattatttttattaaaacggTATTTTAAGACTCTAACCTTTTATGAAACATTATAGTTTTAATTGACAGtttataataatattacatAAGTCAACATTTCAATATTCCTGTCAacttaacattttaatttttgttaatttttttacaaaaacacaaaattatagTTATATTTCTTgccattttttctttccaactTATTATAGGAAGGAGACAGGTTAAGTGACGAAGATTTATATAAATTCCTAGCAGACATGCGAAGACCCTCATCTGTCCTTCGTCGATTGAGACCCGTAACAGGTGAACTTGAAAGTAGTTTTATTACATTTCCATACCCTGAAGCGATTGGCTGAACCAAGGTCtcatttgtctctctttgtTGACATTGTAGCCCAGTTGAAAATTGATATCTCGCCAGCACCAGACTCCCCCCATTACTGTCTTTCACCCGAGCTGCTCCACGTGAAGCCCTACCCTGACCTGCGGGTACGGCCTACCAAAGAAGTTTTGGAATTCCCTGCTCGCTATGTATACACACCGCATACCACCTACAGGTAAGCGGGCGTTGCGCCATCCATCACAAAGAAGACACACTACATTCCTTTTCTATAAATTCCATTTAGAATATTTCTGCAAAGTCGCGACAAGTCAACTAAAATAGATTCAGTAAACAGTACAGTttcattttttgctttatttactTTACTAGGAAAGGCAAAATACATGCATAAGaaacaacagaaaatatttttaaaaatggtcatATGGGGAAAATGGTGTCCAACCTATAGCTTGTGGGCTAACCTCGGccagctaccgtattttcacaactataaggcgcacttaagtcttaaattttctacgaaatagacagggcgacttataatccagtgtgccttatatatgggaaaaaaaattaactgtgtcattcattgagggtgcgccttataatccagtgtgctttatatatgggaaaaaaattaaaatatcattcattgagggtgcgccttatatatggaaaaaattaaattgtgtcattcattgggggtgcgccttatatatggaaaaaattaaaatgtgtcattcattgaaggtgcgccttataatgcggtgcgccctataatgtggtgcgccttatagttgtgaaaatacggtaatcaccTTTTATTGGCCAGtattaaattatgaaaatatcattgccACTTAAACATTGTTTATGGGTTAAAAGCtcttgaaataaaatgtaataaactcaaaattcagcattttttttataagagtacataaataaaaataatacaatttgtGTTAGTAGCGTTAATACAATTTATGCACTGATATGAATGCTTTGCGATATAAAACGATACTAATACATGAATTTAGAAGGATTTCAAGTTGGACTTTGAATCCTTAGATTTGAATCAAAATAGCCTTGGAGAAAATGTAGCATTGTACTGGAGTGCTTTGATGGTTTATTGTTGATGATGTCAAAGTGATTCACTCTGGGAGAAGAaagcaaaattattattatcggCAGATGAATGACAAGGCAGCTTTTTACTTTGGTTATTTTAGCTCACCATTCTCTGCAATGTGGAAAGCTGCTTGGCGTGTTTGTCAATGTTCTGCTTTTGAAACTGCGTTAAATGCTGGAGACCTTTCAAAATACTGGCATTAAAGGTCGCTCGctcctattaaaaaaacaatgaaaatgatgatgaataaaaaaaagttgcctGGCAAGTGTGACGAAGGGAAACTTTGGCTTACCTGCAATTCTTTGATGGAAGTGGGGGATGTTCTGTTGAGTTGGGCTTCTAAACTTTTCACTTTGCTCCGAAGAACCGCCTCTTCTCGCTCCATATTGGCCAGTTGACCCTCTGTCATCTTAGTCTCCGCCCCTTGTTTGAATGTCAGGTCCTGACAAAAGAGCATCCACTTTTATTACATGTTTTATTGTAGTCATGCTACATTTGAATATCAAATGACTGCCAAAAGTCTATGTGGACCAGAccctttttagatataatatatatattttttttaattataaatggacttaatgaactggattaaaagccctgaatattcagtttttttatagatctaaaacaatatttatttgtttttttatatatatttttagattttacaaattgatttttgaactaaaaacagaaaaaaaatgattaaaaaattacaattattgatttaaaagggggaaaaccaggaaatttaatatccatctatacttttcattttaatttaatcctaaaacagaaagtaggcactcatgatttactttctcgggccgcacaaaatgatctggcgggccagatttggcccccgggccgtcactttgacaccaatcaTCATTTGTTTATGATAAAATTTAACATAAAGGTATAGAGTTGCCTGCCTAAAAATCCATGGGATTTAAATGCTGGTTATTTAAGTCATGAATTATAGTAAAATTCCCAACTTAAATTCACCATGTATAAGAAtgagaaggatttttttttccatccatatttttccccaaacatTTTTATCTTTCGGTCAAGTACCTACCTGTAGGAGTAGTATCACTCCCTTGATCTGTTTCTCCACCTCCGCTGCTTGTTGCGTCTGCTCTCTAAGTTGCTCAAGAGCATCCTCGCGTGCCTTCAAAGTCCGCAAAATATTTGCTACCTTAGCTTCGGTTCTTTGGTGCATGTCGTTAAGGGATTCTCCCAACTGAAGGACGCCAAAGTTGAGCACGTTGACCTCCTCTTGGGGGGCGGCGGCTCCACCTGGACGCTTAACCGGGCCGGCCTGAACAGCCCACGGCACCCCggctaaataaataaagcacagGATCCACATCATCCCATTTGATTGCATTCGTACACGGACTCTAGGTAGCGTTAAGACGCTACTGAGTAAAATTGGGAGATATGGacataattttctcattttggaCATGGAGTATAATGCACAATTGAGTATTTATCAATGTTTCTCGCTTGGAGGTAAAACGGGACTGAAGTTGGTCAGCCTTTTATTAGATGTGTACTGTATGAATTGGTCAAACATTAGCTCAGTtgtggttcgatcccaggtgacCTTGGTCTTAATGACCTTACCTAAATTTGAACCTTGAGTTTTGTTGCTATTATTATCATGGTATAGATTAGAATTTTTGtagtcaccatttttttgtatttgagtCTTGTTTTGGGTGTAATTTGTGGATTTATAATGAAATTGTGTAAATGAAGCTTAACATAAAGGTATAGAGTTGCCTGCAAGGGGGTgtgtcttaaaaatatatgGGATTTAAATgttggttattttattttatgattaaatACTTTTTGTGGGTCAGCTTGAATTTGTATTTGACTCATTTTGGGTGTAATTTgtgaattgaaattgaaattgaGTAAATTAAGCTTAACATAAAGGTATAGAGTTGGCTCCAAGGGGGCgtgtcttaaaaatatatgGGATTTAaatgttgggttttttattttatgattaaatAGTCTTTGGGGGTGATCTTAAAAATCACATGGTTCAAAAATATAACCTAAAGTTACCTCTAATGTGTGTTTTCTGGGGTTGGGTCACTTTCACCAGGCTTACTCAATACTAGGTCACATTTATGTTGggttttgttgaaaaatatacagtttttttggggtgggtgaacacaatttaaatgcaaatcatttttttttgcccctcaGAAACCTCCTCTACGTTTACCCCCAAAGTTTGAACTTCAACAGCCGTCAGGGTTCAGTGAGGAACATCGCCGTGAAAGTTCAGTTCATGGCGGCGGAGGATCCTAACCAAGCTTTGCCCGTGAGTCATTCATCGTCTTTCGCCCGCCGCAATGTGACGGAATGTTAATTCTCATCGCAAAAGAAGAGCTGCAGGGCggagggaaaaatattttacGCTAACTTTTGTAGCAAATCTTCAAAGCGGAGAAAAACGAGGGTTGGGTGACGGAAACTTTGTGGacttttaactctttcagtgtcaCTGAAAATGacaacttaaaagtcttaaattttctccaaaatagacagtgtgccttataatccagtgcgctttatatatggaaaataagcagaaaaccaaaaatgaaaaaccaccactgtcggatattaaaaaaaacacaaatgcctgaactgaaacaatactgttaaatatgcagataccatcttagtttacaaaatcttccatcatatagctcctcccccaatgcaggattttatacaaaaaaaactaaaacatcaacaatggctggctctagaggtgactgtaaagtagtgagtgcttcatacctggaagtcaatagcaattaccatattttcacgactataaggcgcacc
Coding sequences within it:
- the angptl8 gene encoding angiopoietin-like protein 8 — translated: MMWILCFIYLAGVPWAVQAGPVKRPGGAAAPQEEVNVLNFGVLQLGESLNDMHQRTEAKVANILRTLKAREDALEQLREQTQQAAEVEKQIKGVILLLQDLTFKQGAETKMTEGQLANMEREEAVLRSKVKSLEAQLNRTSPTSIKELQERATFNASILKGLQHLTQFQKQNIDKHAKQLSTLQRMSESL